The following proteins come from a genomic window of Crinalium epipsammum PCC 9333:
- the parA gene encoding ParA family partition ATPase, which produces MIISVQNQKGGVGKTTLAIHISHALAAQDSRVLLVDADPQGSARDWAAARDSQPPFAVVGLDRPTIHRDLSAIAKNYDHVVIDGPPRVSDIARSAIIAADLVLIPVQPSPFDVWAAQEVINLITEASVFKEKLKSVFVINRKIVNTAIGRDVAEALSGYNIPVLASTICQRVAFAESAATGQTVMEIDLNLERPSYIFRVVQS; this is translated from the coding sequence ATGATTATCTCAGTCCAAAATCAGAAGGGTGGGGTAGGCAAGACAACTCTAGCTATCCACATTAGTCATGCTTTAGCAGCCCAAGACTCACGAGTATTGTTAGTCGATGCCGACCCTCAAGGCTCTGCTCGTGACTGGGCAGCAGCTAGAGATAGCCAACCACCATTTGCTGTAGTAGGGTTAGACCGACCGACTATCCACAGAGATTTATCTGCTATAGCTAAAAACTATGACCACGTAGTTATTGATGGGCCACCACGAGTAAGCGACATAGCTAGGTCTGCCATCATTGCTGCTGACCTAGTGCTGATACCTGTACAGCCTTCTCCTTTTGACGTTTGGGCAGCACAAGAAGTAATTAACTTGATTACTGAGGCTTCTGTATTTAAAGAAAAACTGAAATCTGTATTTGTAATTAATCGTAAAATAGTAAACACAGCAATAGGACGTGACGTGGCTGAAGCTTTGTCTGGCTATAACATTCCAGTACTGGCAAGTACCATCTGCCAACGGGTAGCTTTTGCTGAATCAGCAGCAACAGGTCAGACAGTCATGGAAATTGATCTTAACCTTGAAAGACCAAGTTATATTTTTAGGGTCGTGCAATCTTGA
- a CDS encoding DUF433 domain-containing protein, with protein sequence MQLEDYFDFLSPDDIRIKGHRIGIDNVLDYYKDGYTPEEIAVNLSTLSLEQIYATITYYLHNRASVDAYLKRIADWKNQRYVEWAANPSALVQRIRAVKAGQTAEKVS encoded by the coding sequence ATGCAACTTGAAGATTATTTTGACTTTCTCTCACCCGATGATATCCGCATCAAAGGACATCGCATCGGTATTGACAATGTGCTTGATTATTACAAAGACGGATATACACCAGAAGAAATTGCCGTTAATCTATCTACTTTGAGCTTGGAGCAGATTTACGCAACTATTACCTACTACCTACATAATCGTGCTAGTGTCGATGCCTACCTGAAACGTATAGCCGATTGGAAAAATCAGCGTTACGTTGAATGGGCTGCCAATCCCTCCGCCTTAGTGCAACGTATTAGAGCCGTCAAAGCGGGACAAACTGCTGAAAAGGTCAGTTAA